The following are from one region of the Pelotomaculum isophthalicicum JI genome:
- a CDS encoding M23 family metallopeptidase: MKGIDFKTSGPFKKDDDWISCYQQPHWKRPGHRGGSRYNLYRAAVALLIFMAFWVVRETHSPWGLEAKETLKSVLTSEWNYQPALERVVQFGLQIANTDWPLFNAVQPVVSKPQQGNVSVMLPVPVSGKVVRGYGMTIDPVDGMERFHCGIDISAPVGSAVRAVRDGRVKRTGDSAAVGKYVLLEHDQGSFTLYGELARVLVSEGQQVQAGQNIGEIGVEGDISGGGLHFEMRENNKLVDPLTKLQPLN, encoded by the coding sequence TTGAAGGGGATTGATTTTAAGACAAGCGGACCGTTTAAAAAAGACGATGATTGGATTTCCTGTTATCAACAGCCCCACTGGAAGAGGCCTGGACACAGGGGGGGCAGTAGATATAACCTTTACCGCGCTGCCGTCGCCCTCTTGATCTTTATGGCGTTTTGGGTCGTCAGGGAGACCCACAGCCCCTGGGGCTTAGAAGCGAAAGAAACCTTGAAAAGTGTGCTGACTTCTGAGTGGAATTACCAGCCTGCGCTGGAAAGAGTGGTTCAATTCGGCTTACAGATTGCCAACACGGACTGGCCTTTATTCAACGCTGTCCAGCCTGTTGTTTCAAAACCTCAGCAGGGTAATGTAAGTGTAATGCTGCCGGTGCCGGTCTCAGGTAAGGTAGTCAGGGGGTACGGTATGACTATCGACCCGGTCGACGGCATGGAGCGTTTTCATTGTGGAATTGATATTTCCGCTCCAGTAGGCAGCGCGGTCAGGGCGGTGCGGGACGGCAGGGTGAAACGCACAGGTGACAGCGCGGCAGTGGGGAAGTATGTATTATTGGAGCATGACCAGGGCAGCTTTACTCTTTATGGTGAGCTTGCCAGGGTGCTAGTTAGCGAAGGACAGCAGGTGCAAGCCGGCCAGAATATTGGAGAAATTGGTGTGGAGGGCGATATTTCAGGCGGGGGTCTGCACTTTGAAATGCGGGAGAACAACAAACTGGTGGATCCTTTGACTAAGTTGCAGCCATTAAATTAA